One part of the Helicoverpa armigera isolate CAAS_96S chromosome 3, ASM3070526v1, whole genome shotgun sequence genome encodes these proteins:
- the LOC110374072 gene encoding negative elongation factor D isoform X1 has protein sequence MPSQYEEERTWEAPNHAQYEEEGNEDVIENPEEVLHECLEKFKTPDYIMEPGIFGQLKRYFQAGGNPEQVIEQLSINYNAVAQMANLLAEWLILGGVKVTEVQAMVENHLKDMILKTFDPKKADTIFTEEGETPAWLTEMIEHPTWRSLIYRLAEEYPDCLMLNFTIKLISDAGFQGEITSISTAAQQIEVFSRVLKSAIVGFLQSSDDWQNSVNECAKMVCHGAHTYVYSQVIVHILSQEPRGGAIMKRLGQEITRCAQQSGHDVTPITLALTSGESWRNARTALAAMLSRGALNPADISVLFRAYTQPEPPPVHLLRIPQFLELLVDALFKLGSKLNPEHKSKYMYLLAYAASVCEGLTAGRPVKDELKATVQAIEKVHAVCTSSASSSELIAELPTLYHCIRFPVVGMGVLVWVECVVTEPSYFKLCTEHCPVHLALLDEVASCHQLLHHRLLRLLVQLFESPQDELEILVQLELKKMLLDRMVNLLSRGCVVPVLRYIKQCWQRGDTDISLIRYFITEVLDAIAPPYTPEFVQLVLPMVENEEITGTMRAEGENDPVSEFIGKKKYINIPMLFNFKFIYLFLINVLFSSSLQGALCCGIIKYYLPIQYLLFIC, from the exons ATGCCCAGTCAATACGAAGAGGAGCGTACTTGGGAAGCACCAAATCACGCTCAATATGAG GAGGAAGGAAATGAAGATGTCATTGAGAACCCTGAAGAAGTTTTACATGAATGCCTTGAAAAATTTAAAACTCCTGACTATATCATGGAACCAGGAATTTTTGGTCAACTGAAGCGATACTTTCAAGCTGGAGGCAATCCTGAACAAGTGATTGAGCAGTTGTCTATAAACTACAATGCAGTTGCACAAATGGCAAATCTGTTAGCGGAGTGGCTTATACTTGGAG GAGTAAAGGTTACTGAAGTTCAGGCAATGGTTGAAAATCATTTAAAGGATATGATCCTAAAAACTTTTGATCCCAAAAAAGCTGACACAATATTCACCGAAGAAGGAGAA aCTCCTGCTTGGTTGACAGAAATGATAGAACATCCCACTTGGCGGTCCTTAATTTATAGATTGGCTGAAGAGTATCCAGATTGTCTTATGCTAAACTTTACTATTAAG tTGATATCAGATGCTGGCTTTCAAGGAGAAATTACAAGCATATCAACAGCAGCTCAGCAAATTGAAGTATTTTCAAGGGTGCTTAAATCTGCAATTGTTGGCTTCTTGCAAAGCTCAGATGACTGGCAAAATAGTGTTAATGAATGTGCT AAAATGGTCTGCCATGGTGCACACACATATGTGTATAGTCAAGTTATCGTGCATATACTTTCTCAAGAGCCTAGAGGAGGAGCAATCATGAAAAGACTTGGACAAGAAATAACTAGATGTGCACAACAAAG CGGACATGATGTCACTCCAATCACTCTGGCTCTCACATCAGGTGAATCATGGCGCAATGCTCGCACAGCACTGGCAGCCATGTTGTCACGCGGCGCACTCAACCCAGCTGATATTTCTGTATTATTCAGAGCTTACACACAGCCTGAGCCACCACCAGTTCATCTACTAAGAATTCCACAATTTTTAG AGCTGCTAGTCGACGCCTTATTCAAGTTAGGTAGTAAACTGAATCCTGAACATAAGTCAAAATACATGTATTTGCTGGCGTATGCTGCGAGCGTTTGCGAGGGGCTCACTGCCGGCAGGCCTGTTAAAGATGAACTAAAAGCTACAGTGCAAGCAATTGAAAAAGTGCACGCCGTGTGTACCAGTTCCGCCAGCTCTAGTGAATTAATAGCAGAATTACCAACGTTGTATCACTGTATAAG GTTTCCTGTCGTTGGCATGGGAGTCCTAGTTTGGGTAGAATGTGTTGTTACAGAACCTTCTTACTTCAAGTTGTGCACAGAACATTGTCCCGTGCACCTGGCACTCTTGGATGAAGTTGCATCCTGTCATCAATTACTGCATCATCGCCTCCTGAGATTACTCGTTCAGCTATTCGAATCTCCACAAGATGAGTTGGAAATTTTAGTGCAG ttggaattaaagaaaatgttacttGATAGAATGGTTAATTTACTAAGCCGAGGATGTGTCGTCCCTGTCCTTCGTTACATAAAACAATGCTGGCAGCGCGGGGACACTGATATTTCATTAATTAGATACTTCATTACCGAG gttcTAGATGCCATAGCTCCACCATACACGCCAGAATTTGTCCAGTTAGTGTTGCCAATGGTGGAGAATGAGGAAATTACTGGAACAATGAGAGCTGAAGGGGAAAATGATCCAGTTTCTGAATTCATAggtaaaaaaaagtacataaatataccAATGCTGTTCAACtttaagttcatttatttatttttaattaacgttTTATTTTCCAGTTCACTGCAAGGCGCACTATGTTGtggtataattaaatattatctgCCCATCCAGTACCTGCTTTTTATTTGCTAA
- the LOC110374072 gene encoding negative elongation factor D isoform X2 yields MPSQYEEERTWEAPNHAQYEEEGNEDVIENPEEVLHECLEKFKTPDYIMEPGIFGQLKRYFQAGGNPEQVIEQLSINYNAVAQMANLLAEWLILGGVKVTEVQAMVENHLKDMILKTFDPKKADTIFTEEGETPAWLTEMIEHPTWRSLIYRLAEEYPDCLMLNFTIKLISDAGFQGEITSISTAAQQIEVFSRVLKSAIVGFLQSSDDWQNSVNECAKMVCHGAHTYVYSQVIVHILSQEPRGGAIMKRLGQEITRCAQQSGHDVTPITLALTSGESWRNARTALAAMLSRGALNPADISVLFRAYTQPEPPPVHLLRIPQFLELLVDALFKLGSKLNPEHKSKYMYLLAYAASVCEGLTAGRPVKDELKATVQAIEKVHAVCTSSASSSELIAELPTLYHCIRFPVVGMGVLVWVECVVTEPSYFKLCTEHCPVHLALLDEVASCHQLLHHRLLRLLVQLFESPQDELEILVQLELKKMLLDRMVNLLSRGCVVPVLRYIKQCWQRGDTDISLIRYFITEVLDAIAPPYTPEFVQLVLPMVENEEITGTMRAEGENDPVSEFIVHCKAHYVVV; encoded by the exons ATGCCCAGTCAATACGAAGAGGAGCGTACTTGGGAAGCACCAAATCACGCTCAATATGAG GAGGAAGGAAATGAAGATGTCATTGAGAACCCTGAAGAAGTTTTACATGAATGCCTTGAAAAATTTAAAACTCCTGACTATATCATGGAACCAGGAATTTTTGGTCAACTGAAGCGATACTTTCAAGCTGGAGGCAATCCTGAACAAGTGATTGAGCAGTTGTCTATAAACTACAATGCAGTTGCACAAATGGCAAATCTGTTAGCGGAGTGGCTTATACTTGGAG GAGTAAAGGTTACTGAAGTTCAGGCAATGGTTGAAAATCATTTAAAGGATATGATCCTAAAAACTTTTGATCCCAAAAAAGCTGACACAATATTCACCGAAGAAGGAGAA aCTCCTGCTTGGTTGACAGAAATGATAGAACATCCCACTTGGCGGTCCTTAATTTATAGATTGGCTGAAGAGTATCCAGATTGTCTTATGCTAAACTTTACTATTAAG tTGATATCAGATGCTGGCTTTCAAGGAGAAATTACAAGCATATCAACAGCAGCTCAGCAAATTGAAGTATTTTCAAGGGTGCTTAAATCTGCAATTGTTGGCTTCTTGCAAAGCTCAGATGACTGGCAAAATAGTGTTAATGAATGTGCT AAAATGGTCTGCCATGGTGCACACACATATGTGTATAGTCAAGTTATCGTGCATATACTTTCTCAAGAGCCTAGAGGAGGAGCAATCATGAAAAGACTTGGACAAGAAATAACTAGATGTGCACAACAAAG CGGACATGATGTCACTCCAATCACTCTGGCTCTCACATCAGGTGAATCATGGCGCAATGCTCGCACAGCACTGGCAGCCATGTTGTCACGCGGCGCACTCAACCCAGCTGATATTTCTGTATTATTCAGAGCTTACACACAGCCTGAGCCACCACCAGTTCATCTACTAAGAATTCCACAATTTTTAG AGCTGCTAGTCGACGCCTTATTCAAGTTAGGTAGTAAACTGAATCCTGAACATAAGTCAAAATACATGTATTTGCTGGCGTATGCTGCGAGCGTTTGCGAGGGGCTCACTGCCGGCAGGCCTGTTAAAGATGAACTAAAAGCTACAGTGCAAGCAATTGAAAAAGTGCACGCCGTGTGTACCAGTTCCGCCAGCTCTAGTGAATTAATAGCAGAATTACCAACGTTGTATCACTGTATAAG GTTTCCTGTCGTTGGCATGGGAGTCCTAGTTTGGGTAGAATGTGTTGTTACAGAACCTTCTTACTTCAAGTTGTGCACAGAACATTGTCCCGTGCACCTGGCACTCTTGGATGAAGTTGCATCCTGTCATCAATTACTGCATCATCGCCTCCTGAGATTACTCGTTCAGCTATTCGAATCTCCACAAGATGAGTTGGAAATTTTAGTGCAG ttggaattaaagaaaatgttacttGATAGAATGGTTAATTTACTAAGCCGAGGATGTGTCGTCCCTGTCCTTCGTTACATAAAACAATGCTGGCAGCGCGGGGACACTGATATTTCATTAATTAGATACTTCATTACCGAG gttcTAGATGCCATAGCTCCACCATACACGCCAGAATTTGTCCAGTTAGTGTTGCCAATGGTGGAGAATGAGGAAATTACTGGAACAATGAGAGCTGAAGGGGAAAATGATCCAGTTTCTGAATTCATAg TTCACTGCAAGGCGCACTATGTTGtggtataa
- the LOC110374074 gene encoding nuclear speckle splicing regulatory protein 1: protein MSNKKYGLILSDKGKPKPTFQASRNVFGNDSDSEEDSKRKPTLLRPSDITTRQAKITQEKALTEDPTVYQYDEIYDEMVTKKDKEKVKTKEEKKPQYIENLMKAANKRKIENERRIERQVQKEREKEGDEFQDKEVFVTSAYKKKLEEMRLEEEKEKREEYLENIGDVTKQNDLGGFYRHLYEQKLGKNVNKEENGESNKGVEDGKSDLSKSNASNSTDTQKKRNYRKRKSSDRTRLSEGEIEDSDEEINRVNLDDIRLAKKYKQDNIDADSDFSIDESSDEDKDKNNDETEKPLNTKNKDTDAGNPLEKDSISKNNKTKSKENKVDDNKPKEKIDIWKKRTIGPVYEEALKRYYERKAARGC, encoded by the exons ATGTCGAACAAGAA ATATGGTCTCATATTATCTGATAAAGGAAAACCAAAGCCAACATTCCAGGCGTcaagaaatgtttttggaaatgATTCTGATTCTGAAGAAGATTCAAAAAGAAAACCAACTTTGCTTCGACCCAGCGATATTACAACAAGACAG GCAAAAATTACTCAGGAAAAAGCTTTAACTGAAGATCCAACAGTTTACCAGTATGATGAGATATATGATGAAATGGTCACcaaaaaagataaagaaaaggTGAAGACTAAAGAAGAAAAGAAGCCACAGTATATAGAAAATTTAATGAAAGCAGCCAATAAACGAAAAATTGAGAATGAACGTCGGATTGAACGCCAA gTACAAAAGGAAAGAGAAAAGGAAGGTGATGAGTTCCAAGACAAAGAAGTATTTGTAACATCAGCTTACAAAAAGAAATTAGAGGAAATGCGATTAGAAGAGGAAAAAGAAAAACGTGAAGAGTATTTGGAAAACATCGGGGATGTTACGAAGCAAAATGATCTAG gtGGTTTCTATCGTCACCTCTATGAGCAGAAACTGGGGAAGAATGTTAATAAGGAAGAAAATGGTGAATCAAACAAAGGAGTAGAAGATGGAAAGAGTGATTTATCCAAAAGTAATGCATCTAATTCAACAGATACACAAAAGAAGAGAAATTACAGGAAAAGAAAGTCATCAGATAGAACACGACTATCTGAAGGAGAAATAGAGGACTCTGATGAAGAAATAAATCGCGTAAATCTGGACGATATTAGattggcaaaaaaatataaacaagacaATATTGACGCTGACTCAGACTTTTCTATTGATGAGTCGAGTGatgaagataaagataaaaataatgatgaaaccGAAAAACCTTTAAATACTAAGAATAAAGATACAGATGCGGGTAATCCGTTGGAAAAAGAcagtatttccaaaaataataaaacgaaatcaaaagaaaataaagttgatGACAATAAACCTAAggaaaaaattgatatttggAAAAAGAGAACTATAGGACCAGTTTATGAAGAAGCTCTTAAAAGATATTACGAGAGAAAGGCAGCCAGGGGATGTTAG
- the LOC110374111 gene encoding uncharacterized protein LOC110374111 isoform X2, giving the protein MEAKKNKIENKKFPKNALSFYIKLYCKHKGSSKSKYQSLLLEATKSWLSLSEEEKLQLNKTYKDSEHKFKQQLLDKLANAEPFMKIKDEPRFLNGDTNRSNTIVETSEGCTSDVHEDIESHKQNENAEEINLGCDEESSTYSVQQCVENDNETIQETANNNEQGPRLFIPEPLPPTLKNSKDLFFMLNSADADSNVSWTTLPASEKNEYRRAVSLVKKDYITKYREFLESLSSKELFDHYNKTLF; this is encoded by the exons ATGgaagcaaagaaaaataaaatcgaaaataaGAAGTTTCCTAAAAATGCCTTATcgttttacataaaactatatTGTAAACACAAAGGTTCATCTAAAAGTAAG TATCAATCTTTATTATTGGAAGCAACAAAGTCCTGGCTCTCTTTGAGTGAAGAAGAAAAACTGCAACTTAACAAAACATACAAAGACAGTGAACATAAGTTCAAGCAACAGTTATTAGACAAGTTAGCAAATGCTGAACCTTTCATGAAAATTAAGGATGAACCAAG GTTTCTAAATGGTGACACAAATAGAAGCAATACAATTGTTGAGACGTCTGAAGGGTGTACTTCTGATGTACATGAGGATATTGAATCgcataaacaaaatgaaaatgctGAAGAAATCAACTTAGGCTGTGATGAAGAGTCATCAACTTATAG TGTTCAGCAATGTGTGGAGAATGACAATGAAACTATACAGGAAACAGCAAATAATAATGAACAAGGACCCAGATTATTTATACCAGAACCACTACCTCCTACCCTAAA GAACagcaaagatttattttttatgctcaATTCAGCGGACGCAGACAGCAACGTATCTTGGACGACATTACCAGCTTCGGAAAAAAACGAATACAGACGTGCAGTGTCATTGGTGAAAAAGGATTACATTACGAAATACAGAGAGTTCTTAGAAAGTTTATCCTCTAAAGAGTTATTTGATCactataataaaacattgttttaa
- the LOC110374111 gene encoding uncharacterized protein LOC110374111 isoform X1, with product MEAKKNKIENKKFPKNALSFYIKLYCKHKGSSKSKYQSLLLEATKSWLSLSEEEKLQLNKTYKDSEHKFKQQLLDKLANAEPFMKIKDEPRFLNGDTNRSNTIVETSEGCTSDVHEDIESHKQNENAEEINLGCDEESSTYSSVQQCVENDNETIQETANNNEQGPRLFIPEPLPPTLKNSKDLFFMLNSADADSNVSWTTLPASEKNEYRRAVSLVKKDYITKYREFLESLSSKELFDHYNKTLF from the exons ATGgaagcaaagaaaaataaaatcgaaaataaGAAGTTTCCTAAAAATGCCTTATcgttttacataaaactatatTGTAAACACAAAGGTTCATCTAAAAGTAAG TATCAATCTTTATTATTGGAAGCAACAAAGTCCTGGCTCTCTTTGAGTGAAGAAGAAAAACTGCAACTTAACAAAACATACAAAGACAGTGAACATAAGTTCAAGCAACAGTTATTAGACAAGTTAGCAAATGCTGAACCTTTCATGAAAATTAAGGATGAACCAAG GTTTCTAAATGGTGACACAAATAGAAGCAATACAATTGTTGAGACGTCTGAAGGGTGTACTTCTGATGTACATGAGGATATTGAATCgcataaacaaaatgaaaatgctGAAGAAATCAACTTAGGCTGTGATGAAGAGTCATCAACTTATAG CAGTGTTCAGCAATGTGTGGAGAATGACAATGAAACTATACAGGAAACAGCAAATAATAATGAACAAGGACCCAGATTATTTATACCAGAACCACTACCTCCTACCCTAAA GAACagcaaagatttattttttatgctcaATTCAGCGGACGCAGACAGCAACGTATCTTGGACGACATTACCAGCTTCGGAAAAAAACGAATACAGACGTGCAGTGTCATTGGTGAAAAAGGATTACATTACGAAATACAGAGAGTTCTTAGAAAGTTTATCCTCTAAAGAGTTATTTGATCactataataaaacattgttttaa